The region AACAGATGGAGGCTCTCGAAGGCAAATGGAAGATGTACGAATCTCACTTGTCACACCAGACACATTACCTCTAACTTAGAAATTTTAGAGAGTAATGAACTGTTTTTTTAACCAAAACACGCGTAAGTATGTAACACATAATAAAAGATATGGCATCCAATGATATAGCTACTCTGAATTCACTAAGGGTCTGAGCCACACAGATACTAAATCAGGAAGGAAAAAAGGTCCCCTTAATAAAATTAAGGGAAAAGATAACATCAAATAGAATAAGTTAAGAGGCACACCAAGGGGagggggggagagagagagaggcacaAAGTTAGTCCACTATTATTGACCTCATCCCACCAATGCATTTACTTTCCAGCAGATAAATCAAGATATCAAAAGCAAACAGTTAAAAGGAATGGAATGAATAGCAGTGTTGAGGCATCATTGGGTCAAATGATGAAAAGCAATGCAGATATAATGACAGTTTAAAGAATAAAGAGCTGGAGACTTGTGACTAAATTGCATCTAATGAAAGCATGAGGATTAGGCATGCAAAGTGGCTTACCCACTGTGAGTCTCAATAGCCTCAATCTGCCTGAAAGCAATCCATAACCAGAATGTAATCATATGGCCCGGGGCAATGGCGGGCCCTAGAAAAGAGGGGATCCCGAGGATCAAAATCTCGGCCCAGTGAGCATAGGGCGCGGCAAAGCCAATGGGAGCAGTGTACTCATGATGCACCTTGTGGATTTTCTCATACCCCCACTTGCAATGCAGAAACCTATGGACCCAATAGTTTGTGTAGTCCTCCACAAGGAAATAGACCCCCAATTGCAGTGCAATTTCTGAAAATGAAGGCAGTGGCAAGCTGGTTCTTATTCCTATCAGcttcattaaaataataaacaaatcAGAAATACTACTCCATGAAGTATGATCCTGATCCAGCATAAAAAAGCATATCTTGATTAAATCCAACACAGATCACATCACAGCATGTTCAATTCAAAATTACCTGAACGGATGGATAGGAGACGAGCTGAAGCGGACCGACGATAAGGAAGAAGGTGCGCATTACCGATTTGTAGCAGCGGAGAGTGTCGGAGAAAGAGAGCCTGACTTTGGGCTGAATTTTGAAGGGGCAGACGGAATTGGAGAAGAAGTATTCGAGGAAGAGGTAGTAGAAGGGGAAGAGAGAGAAGATGAGAAAGAGGAAGATGATGTTGTGGCAGTAGAGGA is a window of Salvia splendens isolate huo1 chromosome 3, SspV2, whole genome shotgun sequence DNA encoding:
- the LOC121796398 gene encoding methylsterol monooxygenase 1-1-like gives rise to the protein MLPYATIHDAEAALGRSLSAAETLWFNYSATKSDYILYCHNIIFLFLIFSLFPFYYLFLEYFFSNSVCPFKIQPKVRLSFSDTLRCYKSVMRTFFLIVGPLQLVSYPSVQLIGIRTSLPLPSFSEIALQLGVYFLVEDYTNYWVHRFLHCKWGYEKIHKVHHEYTAPIGFAAPYAHWAEILILGIPSFLGPAIAPGHMITFWLWIAFRQIEAIETHSGYDFPWTPTKYIPFYGGADYHDYHHYVGGQSQSNFASVFTYCDYIYGTDKGYRYQKKVLQQLREGLETKNEQNGLLNDQFAQSHKED